The nucleotide window CGAATAATTCCGGTCACGATCTCTTCCCCTTCGCCACCTTCAGCTACAATCTCACCCCAAGGATCAATGATGAGAGAGTGTCCGAAAAATTCGGTCTCCCCCCCTTTACCTACGCGGTTACAGGCGATCACATACATCTGGTTCTCAATCGCTCGTGCCGTAAGCAACGTACGCCAGTGGTGTAGACGAGGGTTCGGCCATTCGGCCGGTACAATCAATGCCTTGGCACCGTTCAAAGCAAGTGTGCGGGCAAGTTCCGGAAACCGGATATCATAACAGATCGAAGCACCAGCTGTAAGACCGTTCTCCAACTCAAAAATTTCAGGTTCCGCACCAGGCTGTAGATATTTCTCCTCATCCATCAGACGGAACAAATGTAATTTATCGTATCGTGTTACCTGTTTTCCTTCACGATTATAAGCGTACATTGTATTGTATATTTGACCATCCCGTTTCTCGGCGATTGAACCGCCAACGATGGAAATTTGATGTTTTTGAGCAAAAGCAGACAGCCACTCCCGTGATTTCTGGCCTTCCGGGTCAGCGAGTTCATGAATTTGCGTCAAAGCGTATCCGGTATTCCACATCTCAGGTAGCACAGCCAGCCCTAGATCCGGATATTGTTCTACCGCACGTTCAAGCAACGTCTGCATATGTTTATGATTGGCCTCAGGGTCTCCGAGCTGAATATCGCCCTGAATCAGGGCTACACGCATTTCTCCCTGTTGTTTTTCTGTCATGACAAGCACTCCTCTGAACCGTAATACCTGCTATCATAGCTTGATCTTCCTGAGGACTGCAAGCCTGTTTTCGTTATGAACTTCCACATAACAAATCAGGCAGCAGGGTCAGCAATCGATCACTCGTGAGCGCGTCACCCACATTCCAGATCGACTCCTCCACAGGGTATACCCGTCCATTCTGCACAGCCGGAAGAGCCTTCCAACTGGGACTTTTCATCAGCATCTCTGTAGCCTGCCGGGCTACGATTTCCTCAGGCAGCATGACAAATACATGATCTCCCGCATACTGACGTACTGCTTCAGCCGAAATTTCCTTATAGGCTCTGCCAGCCGTAAGTGCTTCCTTCACTTTGGTAACTGGCCTGAATCCCATCGGATGATATAACATAGGCGCCAGACCGATATTGCCCATAACAAATAATCGTGCACCCCGATGGTATGTAAATACGGATGCCGTTTCCCCTGCTTCAATCGCCGTATGGATCTTCGCCCACATCTGCTCAGTACGCTTCCCATAGGAGGTTAGCCATTGTTCAGCCTGAAGTTGTCTCCCAAACCAATTGCCCAAACAGCGCATTCGCTCGTCCAACATGGCATGTGAATTGTAAGCAATTGTAGGTGCGATGCGAGAAAGTTGTTCATACTGCTGTTCATTGCTGCTATCAAAAATAATCAAGTCCGGCTTCATGATAACAGCGGCTTCCACATTAACCGGAGCAACCGCGTCATATGTCTGATCTCCCAGCAACTGAATGCCCAGCATCAGCAGATCTCCGGCGGAATCTCCATAATACATAATTCGCTCCGGATTTACTGGAATATTCACATCATGACCTAACCAATCTTGTACCAACGTCTGCTGCTGAATAGATCTGTCATATTGACGAGGAGACAATCCGGTCATTTGGCGAAAACGCCTGCTGAAATAATACTCGTCCTTAAAGCCCACGCGGCTTGCTATATCCCGAAGCGGTTCATCCGATTTGCGAAGCCATTCCTTGGCATGTTTAATACGCACATGATTCACATAATCGAGCGGCTTGTGACCCGTGAGTTGTCTGAACAGGGTCGTATACTGTACAGGTCTGATTTCCGCAAGACGTGCCAGTTTCTGTACAGTGATTTCTTCAGCATAATGATCGTCCACATACTGAATCGTACTGTGTAGCCTTGCTTCCATGCTCTGCTCCGTCTTTGGAGACGTGTACCGGGTAATGATCATCTCCATCCATTTTTGGAACTGTGCATTCAGATGACTGTATTCTGCATCTGTTTTATAATTCCGAATGACATACATCTGCTCCAGCAGCCCACTTAACGGAGCATAGGGATAACCATTCAATTGGTTTCTGTGCTCAAATACAGGGCGTGTAAAGAGCTCCGGATCACCCGTCAACACATGAATAACATCAAAATCCATCATGATATATTTCAATTCCGAGTGATTACGATGTTCAATCTGGTACCCCTCTCCCGGAGAAAGCGGATAAACACATCCCGTAGTAAACGGAAACTGTTCATGTCCAATATATAAACGCCCATCCCCTTCTTCGCAGATCAGGAACGAATGTTTCTCGCAAGCAACTTCCAGCATCACCTGTTCAGGTGGTTCAATTCGTCGTACCAGATGATCCAGCCGAAACATGAATGCTGAAAAGAACAACGTTCCCCCATCGGCATCCAAAGCCTGCATGTCGGTTCACCTCGTTTTTCTAAAATGAGAATAATTATCAATCATTCTGTATGATCTGATTATAAGCGAGCAATTGTTAATAATCCAGATATGAGTTTAATCAGCAAAAAAGAGCGTTCAACGAAATGTTGAAGGCTCCTTTTACTTTTATAAAACTGCATTCCTCAAAGGTGTTACTGTTGCCTTACTAGCTCATCACCAATTATTGGATCATCTGTTTCGGCAGCTCTTGCAGCAGCCACTCCCTGGAAAGAGCATCACTAGAAGCTTTTACGATATTAAAACGATATACTTTTCCTTCTTTCACCGCAGGCAGGTTCTTCCAAATTGAACTATCCAGCAATTCCTTCGTGGATTGCTTGGCATCGTCAGTCACAGGATCCAGAATAAATATACGATCACCGGCAAATTCAGATAATTTTTCAGTTGAAATTTCTACGAATCCCATGTCTGCATCCAATACTTTCTGAATTTCCGCGGTTGGCTTCAGCCCGTCTTTTCCATATAACAGCTGTGGCAATCCTGCACCCGCCATGACAAACAGACGATTCCCGGGATACATGGTGAATACCGAAGCCGTCTCCCCTTCTTTTAATCCGTTCTCATGAAGTTGCGTCCACATCTCTTCCGTCGCTTTTTGATGAGCCGTGATCCAGTCCTCTGCCTCTTGCTTCTTGTTCAACAAGTCGCCAAGGATACGCATGCGATCTTCTATTAAACCGAACGAATCAAATGTAACCGTGGGTGCAACCTTCGCGATCTGATCATATTGAGCCTCGTCACTGTTGGAGAAAATGATCAGATCGGGATTCAGGCCTAGCGCCTTTTCCACACTGATCGGAAATCCTACATCTTCTGACTGAGCAACCTGATCATCGAATACGGTTCCCTCTTGACGAAGTATGCCGACAGGAACAACACCAAGCGCAAGCAGATCCCCTGTAACTTCTCCATGATAGATAACTCGCTTCGGATTTACAGGAACCTCAACCTCATGGCCTGTCCAATCTTTGAATACGCGGGTCTCGCCCTCGTTCGTCTCTTCCGTTGCAGTTTGGGTCTCTGTGGTTTTTGTGGCTGCTTTGGAATCATCTGCGCCAGCAGCAGGTGTTGTAGCCTGATTTCCACAAGCCAGCAGCAAAATGGATAACCACGTAACCGTAAATAATACTGCCGTATTTCGAATGCCCTTTTTCATTTCTATTTCTCCCCCTATATCATGTGCGTTGTGCAATGAATTAATGATATTGATTATCATTATCGGATATTATCATAAATCAGGGTCTCTCCCATCTCAATGGACAAAACTAAATGAGCACTTTCAGTTTTGTACAATACACCGCCCTTGACTGCCATTTACTGCATAACCAAGTGGATTTCCCTCTATACAGCTCGGGATTGACGTGATAAATTAATGAGAACTATTTGCCATTATTAATAACCGGAGTGATGAATATAATGACCCATTCAGACCATACATCTGCTCGTTCAGCTTTTACGATACCGACTTCTGATGTGATGACACAGCTGCCAACGCAATTTTTTGCTACCCTTGTTCAAAATGTAAATCGCGAAATCGCAAGTGGACATGACGTGATTAACCTGGGTCAGGGGAACCCGGATACACCTACACCACCTCATATTGTGAAAACACTGCAAGAGTCGGCTGAAAATCCCCTCTACCACAAATATTCACCCTTTAGAGGATACTCTTTCCTGAAGGAAGCTGTCGCCAAACGTTATAAGGAAGATTACAACGTTGATCTGGATCCCGAGACTGAAGTTGCCATTTTGTTCGGGGGCAAAACAGGCCTGGTTCAGTTACCACAGGTACTGCTTAACCCCGGCGACACCGTTCTTGTACCAGATCCGGGCTACCCGGATTACTGGTCTGGTGTTGCACTCGCCAAAGCAAACATGTCATTTATGCCTTTGCTCGAGTCCAATGCATTCCTGCCGGATTACGAAGCTGTTACAGCCGAAGATCGGGAGAAAGCCAAGCTGATGTTCCTGAACTATCCTAACAACCCAACGTCAGCAACAGCTCCACTTTCGTTCTACGAAGATACGGTTGAATTTGCCATTCAAAATCAAATCGTCGTTGCCAGTGACTTTGCTTACGGTGCGATTGGATTTGACGGACATCGTCCCGTAAGTTTCCTGCAAGCCCCTCGTGCCAAAGAAGTGGGCATTGAGTTCTATACGTTATCCAAAACATACAATATGGCTGGATGGCGTGTTGGATTCGCGCTTGGTAATGCAGAGATTGTCTCTAAAATCAATCTGCTTCAGGATCATATTTATGTCAGTCTTTTCGGTGGAATTCAAGCTGCGGCAACAGAAGCACTTACTGGCTCTCAGGAATGTGTTACTTCGTTGGTTTCACGTTACGAATCCCGTCGCAATGCGTTTTATGATGCTCTTTCCTCCATTGGATGGCAAGCTTCGAAACCCGCAGGTTCATTCTTCAGCTGGTTGCCTGTACCTGCAGGTTATACCTCCGCTTCATTTGCAGACTTGTTACTGCGAGAAGCCAAGGTGGCCGTAGCCCCAGGTATTGGTTTTGGCTCACATGGTGAAGGCTATGTGCGCGCAGGACTGCTAAGTGATGAAAACCGATTACGCGAAGCTGTGGAGCGGATTGGCAAGCTGAATTTATTCAAGTAATTTACAGGACCATAACCCCTTTGCATATGCCAAGTTTCCATGGTATGTTATAAGAAATATTGAACGAAACGTGATGACGGGACCAGTAAGAGAATATCAGTCGCGCCCAGAGAGTAAATTCCACCCTGCTGAAAGAATTTACCGCGACTCTTCTCTGAAACCTACCCCTGAGCGGCCTGTTACGTACAGGACAGTGCCTTCTGTTACAGGGCATGAAGCCGGATGATCTAATCATCAATAAAGGTGGTACCGCGGAAGTAACAAACTTTCGTCCTTTTTAACTAAAGGGCGGGAGTTTTTTTTTTACCCGCTAAAGCCTGCTCCAGAAGCACTTATTAATCATGTTTAAGGAAGTGAAACCATGACTTCACGTATTGTAGTTAAGATTGGAAGCAGCTCGCTTACAACGGAAGAAGGCGGTCTGGATCGCAGTTCGATCACTTTTTTTGCCGGAGAAATCGCAGCATTGGCTGATCAGGGTCATGAAGTACTCTTGGTCACCTCTGGAGCAGTAGCGGCCGGATTCCGGGAGATCGGTTATCCTCAGCGCCCCAAACTGCTACATGAGAAACAAGCCGCAGCGGCCGTTGGGCAGGCATTACTGATGCAGGCATATCAACAGGCTTTTGCAGCGCACCGCGTTACTACGGCGCAAATTCTGTTAACCCGAACAGACTTTCACAGTCGTAAACGTATGGGGAATGCAGGTATGACCGTAGAAGAGCTGCTTAAACAGCGAGTGATTCCGATTTTTAATGAGAATGATACGGTATCGGTGGATGAATTGAAGTTTGGTGATAACGATCTGTTGTCCGCATTGGTTGCGAACCTGGTGAAGGCACAGCATTTGATCATTCTTACCGATACCAACGGGCTGTACACCGCAGATCCGCGTAAAGATCCGTCTGCCGTACGTTACGACCGTATCCCCGAAATCACGGCTGAGATCTACGCTTTTGCCGGTGGTTCAGGATCATCGGTTGGCACAGGTGGCATGCGATCCAAAGTCGATGCAGCCAAGGTTGCTACGCGTGGAGGCGTACCCGTATTTGTGGGGAGTGTGAAAGAACCCGGAGATATGCGGAAAGCGGTTGATGGCATGGGCAAAGGAACTTACTTTGAGACACGACTCGCTTCGTTATCCCGTAAAAAGCAGTGGCTCGGCTTCATGTCTACTCCGCTAGGTACAGTCGTTGTGGATGATGGTGCTGAAGAGGCACTTGTCCATGGGGGCCATAGTCTTCTACCTGTAGGCGTCAAGCGGGTACTGGGAACCTTCCACGCCGGAGACGTCGTTGAGGTCATTGGCATGGATGAAACCTTGCTCGGTCGCGGTATTGTCAATTATGATGATGACCAGCTTCGACTCATTGCCGGACTCCCCAGCGGCGAAGTGATGAAACAACTCGCTAGCATCCACAGACTTGAGGTTATTCATAGAGACGAATGGATTACGTTAAAATAAACATGAAGTTATATTAAATTTAAACTAATCATTTACACGTAACGGAGAGGACAGAAAAAACCTGAAAAAGCGGAGCGTTCGCCTAAAAGCTTTCTGAAAGAAAGCTACATCGGAAGCATACGCTTATCTCCGGATTTTTCCCTTTAGAAAAGGGAATCGAAAAAATCTGGGGATAACAGCGATTGGAAGGTTATTCTGTCATCGTAGTGTCTGTGTGAATAATCTTTAGTTCAACATGTGGTCAAAATACTCAACTTTTATATATATGAGGAGGAATTAAGATGAGTGAAGTCAGAGAAAAAGCCAGCAAAGCTCAAGCCACGGTTCCA belongs to Paenibacillus sp. FSL H8-0079 and includes:
- the proB gene encoding glutamate 5-kinase yields the protein MTSRIVVKIGSSSLTTEEGGLDRSSITFFAGEIAALADQGHEVLLVTSGAVAAGFREIGYPQRPKLLHEKQAAAAVGQALLMQAYQQAFAAHRVTTAQILLTRTDFHSRKRMGNAGMTVEELLKQRVIPIFNENDTVSVDELKFGDNDLLSALVANLVKAQHLIILTDTNGLYTADPRKDPSAVRYDRIPEITAEIYAFAGGSGSSVGTGGMRSKVDAAKVATRGGVPVFVGSVKEPGDMRKAVDGMGKGTYFETRLASLSRKKQWLGFMSTPLGTVVVDDGAEEALVHGGHSLLPVGVKRVLGTFHAGDVVEVIGMDETLLGRGIVNYDDDQLRLIAGLPSGEVMKQLASIHRLEVIHRDEWITLK
- a CDS encoding pyridoxal phosphate-dependent aminotransferase, coding for MTHSDHTSARSAFTIPTSDVMTQLPTQFFATLVQNVNREIASGHDVINLGQGNPDTPTPPHIVKTLQESAENPLYHKYSPFRGYSFLKEAVAKRYKEDYNVDLDPETEVAILFGGKTGLVQLPQVLLNPGDTVLVPDPGYPDYWSGVALAKANMSFMPLLESNAFLPDYEAVTAEDREKAKLMFLNYPNNPTSATAPLSFYEDTVEFAIQNQIVVASDFAYGAIGFDGHRPVSFLQAPRAKEVGIEFYTLSKTYNMAGWRVGFALGNAEIVSKINLLQDHIYVSLFGGIQAAATEALTGSQECVTSLVSRYESRRNAFYDALSSIGWQASKPAGSFFSWLPVPAGYTSASFADLLLREAKVAVAPGIGFGSHGEGYVRAGLLSDENRLREAVERIGKLNLFK
- a CDS encoding carbon-nitrogen family hydrolase, with the protein product MTEKQQGEMRVALIQGDIQLGDPEANHKHMQTLLERAVEQYPDLGLAVLPEMWNTGYALTQIHELADPEGQKSREWLSAFAQKHQISIVGGSIAEKRDGQIYNTMYAYNREGKQVTRYDKLHLFRLMDEEKYLQPGAEPEIFELENGLTAGASICYDIRFPELARTLALNGAKALIVPAEWPNPRLHHWRTLLTARAIENQMYVIACNRVGKGGETEFFGHSLIIDPWGEIVAEGGEGEEIVTGIIRPSLVDEVRGRIPVFEDRRPGVYFGEK
- a CDS encoding ABC transporter substrate-binding protein, giving the protein MKKGIRNTAVLFTVTWLSILLLACGNQATTPAAGADDSKAATKTTETQTATEETNEGETRVFKDWTGHEVEVPVNPKRVIYHGEVTGDLLALGVVPVGILRQEGTVFDDQVAQSEDVGFPISVEKALGLNPDLIIFSNSDEAQYDQIAKVAPTVTFDSFGLIEDRMRILGDLLNKKQEAEDWITAHQKATEEMWTQLHENGLKEGETASVFTMYPGNRLFVMAGAGLPQLLYGKDGLKPTAEIQKVLDADMGFVEISTEKLSEFAGDRIFILDPVTDDAKQSTKELLDSSIWKNLPAVKEGKVYRFNIVKASSDALSREWLLQELPKQMIQ
- a CDS encoding AraC family transcriptional regulator, which encodes MQALDADGGTLFFSAFMFRLDHLVRRIEPPEQVMLEVACEKHSFLICEEGDGRLYIGHEQFPFTTGCVYPLSPGEGYQIEHRNHSELKYIMMDFDVIHVLTGDPELFTRPVFEHRNQLNGYPYAPLSGLLEQMYVIRNYKTDAEYSHLNAQFQKWMEMIITRYTSPKTEQSMEARLHSTIQYVDDHYAEEITVQKLARLAEIRPVQYTTLFRQLTGHKPLDYVNHVRIKHAKEWLRKSDEPLRDIASRVGFKDEYYFSRRFRQMTGLSPRQYDRSIQQQTLVQDWLGHDVNIPVNPERIMYYGDSAGDLLMLGIQLLGDQTYDAVAPVNVEAAVIMKPDLIIFDSSNEQQYEQLSRIAPTIAYNSHAMLDERMRCLGNWFGRQLQAEQWLTSYGKRTEQMWAKIHTAIEAGETASVFTYHRGARLFVMGNIGLAPMLYHPMGFRPVTKVKEALTAGRAYKEISAEAVRQYAGDHVFVMLPEEIVARQATEMLMKSPSWKALPAVQNGRVYPVEESIWNVGDALTSDRLLTLLPDLLCGSS